A genomic segment from Verrucomicrobiota bacterium encodes:
- a CDS encoding WYL domain-containing protein translates to MNAEPEAGVVADVCRLCGEPCPRGESLCNGEVYHLSCYTTLLTDIDGVSGQIAAHEEQLRGIGREIARYSSFISRLRRAFFGSKVDPKELASRELAISQELRELADTRAILLDVRRELYDYWLTYPPDWDSRAAAAGERDGYTCQDCGDFLGFGRTRHTHHNTPISQGGNHRLGDLVTLCEECHSKQHSDRPFSQLTAEHVGAFGRRLPLLRQAMNENRLVSFSYTKFDGARSVRSLRPEGMKRVGRSLCVFGHCYLRNAERVFAIKRMRGVKIADVPGPCHDG, encoded by the coding sequence GTGAATGCTGAGCCAGAAGCCGGAGTTGTGGCGGACGTCTGCAGGCTCTGTGGCGAGCCCTGTCCGCGAGGTGAGTCCCTGTGCAATGGGGAGGTCTACCATCTCTCCTGTTACACCACATTGCTGACCGATATCGATGGGGTCTCCGGTCAGATTGCGGCACACGAGGAGCAGCTCCGTGGGATTGGCCGGGAGATCGCCAGGTACTCGTCCTTCATCTCGCGACTGAGGCGAGCCTTCTTTGGTAGTAAGGTTGATCCAAAGGAGTTGGCATCGCGGGAGCTTGCGATCTCGCAGGAGCTTCGGGAGCTTGCAGACACTCGGGCGATTCTTCTGGACGTCAGGCGGGAGCTCTACGATTACTGGCTTACATACCCGCCCGACTGGGACTCGCGAGCCGCCGCGGCTGGGGAAAGAGATGGTTACACCTGCCAGGACTGTGGTGACTTCCTTGGATTCGGGCGCACGCGCCACACTCACCACAACACGCCCATATCTCAGGGGGGCAACCACAGGCTCGGTGATCTGGTGACGCTCTGCGAAGAGTGCCACAGCAAGCAGCATAGCGACAGGCCCTTTTCGCAGTTAACAGCCGAACACGTGGGCGCTTTTGGCAGGAGGCTCCCCTTACTGCGCCAGGCAATGAACGAGAACAGGCTCGTGAGTTTCTCGTACACGAAGTTCGACGGTGCCAGGAGCGTCCGCTCTCTAAGACCTGAAGGCATGAAGCGTGTCGGTCGGTCTCTCTGCGTGTTTGGCCACTGCTACCTTCGTAATGCGGAGAGGGTCTTCGCCATCAAGCGCATGAGAGGTGTCAAGATTGCAGATGTTCCGGGTCCGTGCCATGACGGGTGA
- the srlD gene encoding sorbitol-6-phosphate dehydrogenase → MAERFADKAVIVTGAAQGLGRALAEAFLREGAAVVLADIDAIKLDETVHELHDMAPTRVIPVQTDVTSERSVQRMVQATLDLHKRLDVLVCNAGILKAGAVTEFDAADWRAVVEVNLVGYFLCVKHAARVMKERGGGAIVQINSKSGRVGSFRNSAYAASKFGGIGLTQSLALELAPHHVRVNAVCPGNLLDSPLWVDSLYEQYAAKWGVSKEEVRARYIEKVPLGRGGEYGDVTAAVLFLAGDEAGYVTGQALNVDGGQVMS, encoded by the coding sequence ATGGCTGAACGGTTCGCAGACAAGGCGGTGATTGTCACAGGCGCCGCGCAGGGGCTGGGCCGGGCGTTGGCCGAGGCGTTTCTGCGCGAGGGCGCCGCCGTCGTGCTCGCCGACATCGACGCGATCAAGCTCGACGAGACCGTGCACGAGCTCCACGACATGGCGCCGACACGCGTCATCCCGGTCCAGACCGATGTCACGAGCGAGCGCAGCGTCCAGCGCATGGTGCAGGCCACGCTCGACCTGCACAAGCGGCTCGATGTGCTCGTGTGCAATGCGGGCATCCTCAAGGCGGGCGCGGTGACCGAATTCGACGCGGCCGACTGGCGCGCCGTGGTCGAGGTGAATCTCGTCGGGTATTTCCTGTGCGTCAAGCACGCCGCACGCGTCATGAAGGAGCGCGGCGGCGGCGCCATCGTCCAGATCAACTCGAAGTCGGGCCGCGTCGGCAGCTTCCGCAACTCGGCCTACGCCGCGTCGAAATTCGGCGGGATCGGGCTGACGCAGAGCCTGGCGCTCGAGCTGGCGCCGCACCATGTCCGCGTCAATGCGGTGTGCCCCGGCAATCTGCTCGACTCGCCGCTCTGGGTCGACAGCCTCTACGAGCAGTACGCCGCCAAGTGGGGCGTCAGCAAGGAAGAAGTCCGCGCGCGCTACATCGAGAAGGTGCCGCTCGGCCGCGGCGGCGAGTATGGCGACGTGACGGCCGCCGTGCTGTTCCTCGCCGGGGACGAGGCCGGCTACGTCACCGGCCAGGCCCTCAACGTCGACGGCGGCCAGGTCATGTCCTAA
- a CDS encoding nitroreductase family protein, which produces MSDGRDAVQHVLGRHSAREYTGEPVDPADVDVLMEALRWAPSAGNVQPWFFYVVTNPGVRAALAKAAYGQTFVEKAPLMFVVCADPELSAVTYRDRGRELYCMQDTAAAVENLLVVAHMLGYGACWVGAFDEKKACDALDVPDHLRPVAIVPVGPARPIAHHPGRRPAETLFKIVT; this is translated from the coding sequence ATGTCGGACGGTCGTGACGCGGTCCAGCATGTGCTCGGGCGGCATTCGGCGCGCGAGTACACGGGCGAACCGGTTGATCCGGCTGACGTCGACGTGCTCATGGAGGCGCTGCGCTGGGCGCCATCGGCGGGCAACGTGCAGCCGTGGTTCTTCTACGTGGTTACGAACCCCGGCGTGCGTGCCGCGCTCGCCAAGGCCGCCTACGGGCAGACGTTCGTGGAGAAGGCGCCGCTCATGTTCGTCGTCTGCGCCGACCCCGAGCTGAGCGCGGTCACTTACCGCGACCGCGGCCGCGAGCTGTACTGCATGCAGGACACGGCCGCTGCCGTCGAGAACCTCCTGGTCGTCGCCCACATGCTTGGCTACGGCGCGTGCTGGGTAGGCGCGTTCGACGAGAAGAAAGCCTGCGATGCACTCGACGTCCCCGACCACCTGCGCCCCGTCGCCATCGTCCCCGTCGGGCCCGCACGCCCGATCGCTCACCACCCCGGCCGCCGCCCCGCCGAGACGCTGTTCAAGATCGTGACGTGA
- a CDS encoding alcohol dehydrogenase catalytic domain-containing protein, with the protein MRAAVYMGPGRIDVKDVETPRPGPGEILLKMRAAAICGTDVRIYLRGQANVVPPHITGHEICGEIAGLGAGVNGYEIGQRVTSVTSVGCGTCPACARSWTNMCPGARHIGYHFPGAFAESMVVPAPAVAQGAVLVAPEHLSDDAVALVEPLSCVINGQEPLHVGEGDTVVVIGMGPIGAMHLLLARASGAARTIAVDVEPRRLAMAKGFGPDKVIDGSAVDVVVEVQRLTDGRGADVVIVACGVRQAALQAVAMAAMKGRISFFAGFPKDDPTIALDANAVHYRELAIHGAFASHRTQFERAMWLAAEGKVDLDRLATQHFGLDRIVDAIETTRRGDGLKSIIRFD; encoded by the coding sequence ATGAGAGCCGCCGTGTACATGGGGCCGGGCCGGATCGACGTCAAGGACGTCGAGACGCCCCGGCCTGGACCAGGCGAGATCCTTCTCAAGATGCGGGCCGCCGCGATCTGCGGCACGGACGTGCGCATCTACCTCCGCGGCCAAGCCAATGTCGTGCCGCCGCACATCACGGGCCACGAGATCTGCGGCGAGATCGCGGGCTTGGGCGCCGGTGTCAACGGCTACGAGATCGGCCAACGCGTGACGAGCGTTACTTCGGTCGGCTGCGGCACGTGCCCGGCGTGTGCACGCAGTTGGACGAATATGTGCCCCGGCGCGCGCCACATCGGCTATCACTTCCCCGGCGCGTTTGCCGAGTCCATGGTTGTGCCGGCGCCGGCAGTCGCACAGGGCGCCGTGCTTGTCGCGCCCGAACACCTGTCCGACGACGCGGTGGCGCTCGTCGAACCGCTCTCGTGCGTGATCAACGGCCAGGAGCCGCTGCACGTCGGGGAGGGCGACACGGTGGTCGTCATCGGCATGGGGCCGATCGGTGCGATGCACCTGCTGCTCGCCCGGGCGAGCGGCGCGGCGCGCACGATCGCCGTGGACGTCGAGCCGCGCCGGCTCGCGATGGCCAAGGGCTTCGGGCCGGACAAAGTGATCGACGGCTCGGCTGTGGACGTCGTCGTCGAGGTTCAACGACTCACGGACGGCCGGGGCGCCGACGTGGTGATCGTCGCGTGCGGCGTCAGGCAGGCGGCGCTCCAGGCGGTCGCCATGGCGGCGATGAAGGGGCGCATCAGCTTCTTCGCGGGCTTCCCGAAGGACGACCCGACAATCGCGCTCGATGCGAACGCGGTCCACTACCGCGAGCTGGCCATCCACGGCGCGTTCGCCTCGCACCGGACGCAGTTCGAGCGGGCGATGTGGCTGGCGGCCGAGGGCAAGGTGGACCTCGACCGGCTCGCAACGCAACATTTCGGCCTCGACAGGATCGTCGACGCGATCGAGACGACACGGCGGGGCGACGGACTGAAATCGATCATAAGGTTTGACTGA
- a CDS encoding TAXI family TRAP transporter solute-binding subunit: protein MRYSGVRFSLRTTVWSALCLLLALGGCDCGRRGRARGPSGHLRVATSGDTATAKAIVEALGTAGIKADLVETRSSIASLAKLSEGSIDFAVVPGDVAWYAVNGTGIYDTPLKGVSAVMPLEPWRVLVLAPQGGPSGSVDAVRGKRVVVGPPGSTLELTSRHVLSACGLSFDDLGRAISLTVLEGDSSLRAKEADALIYAGSPASAVYRRLQEGPFVSLGFSAAAAQALRDKHPFYERAVPQTQPGQPAQPTAVGLTVLLVASSEVAAKDVERVAQAVLSGVPMPQRDLWQRGLSPIPLHAGARTSYDAKAATPSAVGPTE from the coding sequence GTGAGATACTCCGGGGTGCGGTTTTCTCTGCGCACAACGGTATGGAGTGCGCTGTGTCTGCTGCTTGCGCTGGGCGGGTGCGACTGCGGGCGCAGGGGGAGGGCACGCGGGCCGAGCGGCCATCTGCGCGTGGCGACGAGCGGCGACACGGCGACGGCGAAGGCCATCGTCGAGGCGCTGGGCACGGCGGGCATCAAGGCCGACCTGGTCGAGACGCGGAGTTCGATCGCGAGCTTGGCGAAGCTGTCCGAAGGCTCGATCGACTTCGCCGTGGTGCCGGGCGACGTGGCGTGGTACGCGGTCAACGGCACGGGCATCTACGACACACCGCTCAAAGGTGTGTCGGCCGTGATGCCGCTCGAGCCGTGGCGTGTGCTCGTGCTCGCGCCGCAGGGAGGTCCTTCGGGATCGGTCGACGCGGTGCGCGGCAAGCGCGTCGTCGTCGGCCCGCCGGGGAGTACGCTCGAGCTGACGTCGCGCCACGTGCTCTCGGCGTGCGGGTTGTCGTTCGACGACCTGGGCCGGGCGATCTCACTGACTGTACTCGAGGGCGACTCGAGTCTACGCGCCAAAGAGGCGGACGCGCTGATCTACGCCGGGTCGCCCGCGTCGGCCGTCTACCGGCGGCTTCAGGAGGGGCCGTTCGTGTCGCTCGGATTCAGCGCCGCGGCGGCCCAGGCGCTGCGCGACAAGCACCCGTTCTACGAGCGCGCCGTGCCGCAGACACAGCCCGGCCAGCCTGCGCAGCCGACGGCCGTCGGGCTCACCGTGCTGCTCGTCGCCTCAAGCGAGGTCGCGGCCAAAGACGTCGAGCGCGTCGCCCAGGCCGTGTTGAGCGGCGTCCCCATGCCCCAGCGCGATCTCTGGCAGCGCGGCCTCTCGCCCATCCCCCTGCATGCCGGCGCCAGGACGAGCTACGACGCCAAGGCGGCCACACCGTCCGCCGTTGGGCCAACGGAGTAG
- a CDS encoding zf-HC2 domain-containing protein: protein MKCRHVRRQMAALLDGALEPATAEAVRAHITACDRCRTLFEAMQAADKAAHEALCGVAEHTKPSGQFTARVLTEIARHENRRVPFMWRPEVRRLAFVAASAFVIAIGVWIAIHFTAPKNEPIIARHTPDDNGLEPTHRASVVLTTLDLPSVRDLAKELLGEEFLSPESNGHPAGAKDDGLERLNYRPETNHTWVG from the coding sequence ATGAAATGCAGGCACGTGAGAAGGCAGATGGCGGCGCTGCTCGATGGGGCGCTCGAACCGGCGACCGCCGAGGCCGTGCGCGCGCACATCACGGCGTGCGACCGGTGCCGCACGCTCTTCGAGGCAATGCAGGCGGCCGACAAGGCGGCGCACGAGGCGCTGTGCGGCGTGGCCGAGCACACCAAACCGAGCGGGCAGTTCACGGCGCGGGTGCTCACGGAGATCGCCCGTCACGAGAACCGGCGCGTTCCGTTCATGTGGCGGCCCGAGGTGCGGCGGTTGGCGTTCGTCGCGGCGTCGGCATTCGTCATCGCCATCGGTGTGTGGATCGCCATCCACTTCACCGCCCCGAAGAACGAACCGATCATCGCCAGGCACACACCCGACGACAACGGTCTGGAGCCGACGCATCGCGCGAGCGTCGTGCTCACGACCCTCGACCTGCCGTCGGTGCGCGATCTGGCCAAGGAACTCCTTGGGGAGGAGTTCCTTAGTCCTGAGTCGAACGGGCACCCGGCCGGAGCCAAAGACGATGGACTGGAACGGCTCAACTACAGACCAGAAACAAACCACACATGGGTGGGGTAA
- a CDS encoding sigma-70 family RNA polymerase sigma factor: MDAALEHDLIEAARRGNRRAFGSLVEQYQARLHRSACCLTRGAADAEDLAQEAFVRAYTGLGRFRGDCAFYTWLFGILLNVYRHWLRQQRRAPHGHDVQAANETPDPGPSPNRQAAGSDELGRALGVIEHLPRRLREVLVLRHVEEMSYDEIACAVGCRVGTVRSRLHRARELLAVKWRQAHGERKGEG, encoded by the coding sequence GTGGATGCAGCGCTGGAACATGACCTGATCGAGGCGGCCCGGCGCGGCAACCGCCGGGCCTTTGGCAGCCTGGTCGAGCAGTACCAAGCGCGTCTCCATCGCTCGGCCTGCTGCCTGACGCGCGGCGCGGCCGATGCCGAGGATCTGGCGCAGGAAGCGTTCGTGCGCGCCTACACGGGTCTCGGCCGGTTCCGCGGCGACTGCGCGTTCTACACCTGGCTCTTTGGCATTCTGCTCAACGTGTACCGGCACTGGCTGCGGCAGCAGCGGCGCGCGCCGCACGGTCACGACGTCCAGGCGGCGAACGAGACGCCCGACCCCGGCCCATCGCCCAATCGGCAAGCCGCTGGTTCCGATGAACTTGGCCGCGCACTCGGCGTGATCGAGCACCTGCCGCGCCGCCTGCGCGAGGTGCTCGTGCTCCGGCACGTTGAGGAGATGTCTTACGACGAAATCGCCTGCGCCGTCGGGTGCCGCGTGGGCACGGTGCGGTCGAGGCTGCACCGGGCGCGCGAACTGCTTGCGGTGAAATGGCGCCAAGCGCATGGCGAGAGGAAAGGGGAAGGCTGA
- the tsaD gene encoding tRNA (adenosine(37)-N6)-threonylcarbamoyltransferase complex transferase subunit TsaD produces MPHPMLTLGIETSCDETSAAVVEGERRILSSIVASQFDLHSRYGGVVPELACRRHVEVISQTVESALDEAGVALGDIGLISVVKGPGLIGALLVGVSFAKALARSTGTPLIGVNHVEAHLYSAVMSNMPAGAGEGIEFPAVGLVVSGGHTMLFLMEDFGQYRWLGGTVDDAVGEAGDKVATLLGLPYLGGPLVENLAGGGNACAIDFPRAMMQRGNYDFSYAGLKTAVLYHVKGYAGARRDESVVTDAERADIAAAYQAAAFEPLVTKTLWAADEFAARSAVVCGGVSRNQTLRAMFTDAAADRNVRVYFPAKALCTDNAAMVAGLGAWRAARFHDEVTDDFDAFPNFETFGSFEGYRDPRKGRRKKAQ; encoded by the coding sequence ATGCCCCACCCGATGCTGACATTAGGAATCGAGACGAGCTGCGACGAGACCTCGGCGGCGGTGGTCGAGGGCGAGCGGCGGATTCTGTCCAGTATCGTCGCGTCGCAGTTCGACCTGCACTCCCGGTACGGCGGTGTGGTGCCCGAGTTGGCATGCCGGCGTCACGTCGAGGTGATCTCGCAGACGGTCGAGAGTGCGCTCGATGAGGCGGGCGTGGCGCTGGGCGATATCGGCCTCATCAGCGTCGTCAAAGGCCCCGGCCTCATCGGCGCACTGCTCGTCGGCGTGAGCTTCGCCAAGGCGCTCGCGCGCTCGACGGGCACACCCCTCATCGGCGTCAACCACGTCGAGGCGCATCTCTACTCGGCCGTAATGAGCAACATGCCCGCCGGGGCGGGTGAGGGAATCGAGTTCCCCGCCGTCGGGCTGGTCGTGAGCGGCGGCCACACGATGCTGTTCCTCATGGAGGACTTCGGCCAGTACCGCTGGCTGGGCGGCACGGTGGACGATGCGGTGGGCGAAGCGGGCGACAAGGTGGCCACACTGCTCGGGCTGCCATACCTGGGCGGGCCGCTCGTCGAGAATCTGGCCGGCGGCGGGAACGCATGCGCCATCGACTTCCCGCGCGCGATGATGCAGCGCGGCAACTACGACTTCAGCTACGCGGGACTCAAGACCGCCGTGCTCTACCACGTCAAGGGCTACGCGGGTGCTCGACGCGACGAGAGCGTTGTTACGGACGCCGAGCGCGCCGATATCGCGGCCGCGTATCAGGCCGCGGCGTTCGAGCCGCTCGTGACCAAGACGCTCTGGGCCGCCGACGAGTTCGCCGCACGCTCGGCCGTCGTGTGCGGCGGCGTGTCGCGCAACCAGACGCTGCGCGCGATGTTCACAGACGCAGCCGCCGACCGCAACGTGCGCGTCTACTTCCCCGCCAAGGCGCTCTGCACCGACAACGCGGCCATGGTGGCCGGCCTCGGTGCCTGGCGGGCCGCCCGCTTCCACGACGAGGTCACCGACGACTTCGACGCCTTCCCCAACTTCGAGACGTTCGGCTCCTTCGAGGGCTACCGCGACCCGCGCAAGGGACGGCGCAAGAAGGCGCAATAA